Proteins from a genomic interval of Capsicum annuum cultivar UCD-10X-F1 chromosome 4, UCD10Xv1.1, whole genome shotgun sequence:
- the LOC107874499 gene encoding probable LRR receptor-like serine/threonine-protein kinase At3g47570 translates to MTESGEIPKAISNLIELEELVLSDNSLSGSLDTEIINILGLRIIDLSSNNLSGSLPPNLGSILPNIERLFWHASCLHRELSTSLRTLFALSCKIQVRIPDEVGSLSSLLDLRISGNNLVVSIPITIGNLRKLQHFDLTNNKLTGFIRDHICKLQHLGDIYLGKNKLSGSLPNCLGNITSLREIHLGSNKLSSNIPPSIGNLQDLVVLDLSPNNMVGSLPPEIGNLKAVTLIDLSMNQFSKEIPREIGGLQNLVHLSLTHKKLQGSIPDSMSNVAGLEFLDLSDNNMSGTIPISLEKLQNLKYFNVSVNKLYGEIPSGGPFKNLSSDFFLDNEALCGSSRFNVPPCPASSKLRSNRKKLILSFLFLAIAVVFVPMTFVLLWIRYRRDKSVPQQADLLSTISRERISYYELLQATNALSESNLISSGGFGSIYKGILRGGTAIAVKVVNLQLDAAFKSFDTECEVLCSLRHKNLVKVITSCSNLDFKALVLEYMPNGSLEKYLYLHNYILDIWQRLSIMIDVACTLEYLHHGCSSPVIHCDLKPCIVLLDEDMVARLSDFGISKLLGEDQGDLYTKTLATLGYIAPEYGREGLVSTKCDVYSYGVMLLETFTRRNPNEFDGDLRLKQWVSYSLPGAVMDIVDANLVTQRGSRLTDGARCCGINNKGGIRLLC, encoded by the exons atgactgagtcag GTGAAATACCCAAAGCGATAAGCAATCTCATTGAGTTGGAGGAACTTGTTCTTTCTGATAATAGTCTTAGTGGTTCACTTGATACGGAGATCATCAACATATTAGGGCTGAGAATAATTGATCTTTCATCCAATAATCTATCAGGAAGCCTCCCACCAAACTTAGGTTCTATATTACCCAACATTGAAAGACTTTTCTGG CATGCTTCCTGCCTCCACAGGGAACTTTCCACATCTCTTAGAACACTTTTCGCCCTCAGTTGTAAAATCCAAGTGCGAATTCCAGATGAAGTTGGGAGCTTAAGTAGCTTATTAGACCTTAGAATTTCTGGAAACAACTTGGTTGTATCGATTCCCATAACAATTGGCAACTTGAGAAAGCTTCAGCACTTCGACTTGACTAATAACAAATTAACAGGATTTATTAGAGATCATATATGTAAATTGCAGCATTTGGGTGATATTTACTTGGGTAAAAATAAACTTTCAGGATCTCTTCCTAATTGTTTAGGGAATATTACTTCCCTTAGGGAGATACATCTTGGTTCCAATAAATTGAGTTCCAATATACCACCAAGCATAGGGAACCTTCAAGATCTAGTGGTTCTTGACTTATCGCCAAACAACATGGTAGGTTCTTTACCTCCagaaattggaaatctaaagGCTGTGACATTGATAGATCTGTCAATGAATCAATTCTCAAAAGAAATTCCGAGAGAAATTGGAGGATTACAAAATCTGGTGCACCTTTCTTTGACACACAAAAAGTTGCAAGGATCTATACCTGACTCAATGAGCAACGTGGCaggtttggaattcctagacCTTTCTGATAACAATATGTCAGGAACTATTCCCATATCTTTGGAGAAACTCCAAAACCTGAAGTATTTCAATGTTTCTGTCAACAAGTTGTACGGTGAAATACCCTCGGGGGGTCCTTTCAAGAACCTCTCGAGTGACTTTTTTCTCGACAATGAAGCATTGTGTGGTTCTTCAAGATTTAATGTCCCACCATGCCCCGCTTCATCAAAGCTCAGATCAAATAGGAAAAAGTTGAtactttcatttctttttctcgCAATTGCAGTTGTATTTGTTCCTATGACCTTTGTGCTCCTATGGATAAGGTATAGAAGAGATAAAAGTGTTCCTCAGCAAGCTGACTTATTGTCTACCATATCAAGAGAAAGGATTTCATACTATGAACTTCTCCAAGCCACTAATGCGCTTAGCGAGAGTAATCTAATTAGTTCTGGAGGTTTTGGCTCGATTTACAAAGGCATTCTCAGAGGTGGAACGGCCATTGCAGTTAAAGTGGTCAACCTGCAACTGGATGCGGCATTCAAGAGTTTTGATACGGAATGTGAAGTTTTGTGTAGCCTTCGCCATAAGAATCTCGTAAAAGTCATTACTAGTTGTTCCAATCTTGATTTCAAGGCTTTAGTGCTCGAGTATATGCCAAATGGAAGTCTTGAGAAGTATTTGTATTTGCACAATTACATCCTCGACATCTGGCAGAGACTAAGCATAATGATAGATGTGGCATGTACATTGGAATATCTCCATCATGGGTGTTCTTCGCCTGTGATCCACTGTGATCTGAAGCCTTGTATCGTCTTgctggatgaggatatggttgcCCGCCTTAGCGACTTTGGCATTTCAAAACTGCTTGGTGAAGATCAGGGTGATTTGTACACTAAAACCTTAGCAACATTGGGGTATATTGCGCCAG AATATGGACGGGAGGGACTAGTTTCAACAAAGTGTGATGTCTACAGTTATGGGGTCATGTTGCTGGAAACGTTTACCAGGAGAAATCCTAATGAGTTTGATGGAGATCTTAGATTGAAGCAATGGGTGAGTTATTCACTTCCTGGAGCAGTAATGGACATCGTAGATGCCAACTTGGTAACCCAAAGGGGTAGTCGACTTACAGATGGAGCTAGATGTTGTGGCATCAATAATAAAGGCGGCATTAGATTGTTGTGCTGA